The Pseudomonas allokribbensis genome has a window encoding:
- a CDS encoding YgdI/YgdR family lipoprotein encodes MTQRTLATFMLALGLATLAGCASPTVITLNDGREIQAVDSPKYDKDSGFYEFEQLDGKQTRINKDQVRTVKEL; translated from the coding sequence ATGACTCAACGGACTCTCGCCACTTTCATGCTCGCACTGGGCCTGGCCACCCTCGCCGGTTGCGCTTCGCCAACTGTGATCACCTTGAATGACGGTCGCGAAATCCAGGCCGTCGACTCGCCTAAATACGACAAGGATTCGGGCTTCTACGAATTCGAACAACTGGACGGCAAGCAGACTCGCATCAACAAAGATCAGGTTCGCACCGTTAAAGAGCTGTAA
- a CDS encoding response regulator transcription factor, producing MNSVFIVDDHPVIRLAVRMLLEHEGYKVVGETDNGVDAMQMVRECAPDLIILDISIPKLDGLEVLARFNAMSSPFKTLVLTAQCPTLFGIRCMQSGASGYVCKQEDLSELVSAIKAVLSGYNYFPSQALNPVRSDDVRYTELELFKAVNDRELMVLQLFAQGRTNKEIAKGMFLSNKTVSTYKKRLMQKLKAKSLVELIEMAKRNALV from the coding sequence ATGAACTCCGTTTTTATCGTCGATGATCATCCGGTTATCCGTCTTGCCGTTCGAATGCTATTGGAACATGAAGGCTACAAAGTCGTCGGTGAAACCGATAACGGGGTCGATGCCATGCAAATGGTCCGCGAATGCGCGCCTGACCTGATCATCCTCGACATCAGTATTCCGAAGCTTGATGGCCTGGAAGTCCTTGCCCGCTTCAATGCCATGAGTTCGCCGTTCAAGACACTGGTACTGACCGCACAGTGCCCGACACTGTTCGGCATTCGTTGCATGCAATCCGGCGCGTCGGGTTATGTCTGCAAACAGGAAGACCTCAGTGAACTGGTCAGTGCCATCAAGGCTGTTCTATCCGGTTACAACTACTTTCCCAGTCAGGCACTGAACCCGGTTCGCAGCGATGATGTGCGTTACACGGAACTGGAACTATTCAAAGCCGTCAACGACCGGGAATTAATGGTATTGCAACTATTTGCCCAAGGTCGCACAAACAAGGAAATTGCCAAAGGCATGTTCCTCAGCAACAAGACCGTCAGCACTTATAAAAAACGCCTGATGCAGAAACTCAAAGCCAAGTCCCTTGTAGAACTTATCGAAATGGCCAAACGTAACGCACTCGTGTGA
- a CDS encoding deoxyguanosinetriphosphate triphosphohydrolase produces the protein MDWQTLLNRERLGKPLHSPQELGRSPFHKDHDRIIFSGAFRRLGRKTQVHPVSSNDHIHTRLTHSLEVSCVGRSLGMRVGETLRRDLPEWCEPSDLGMVVQSACLAHDIGNPPFGHSGEDAIRHWFQQAAGRGWLDAMSDAERGDFLNFEGNAQGFRVLTQLEYHQFDGGTRLTYATLGTYLKYPWTARHADSLGYKKHKFGCYQSELPLLEQIAHKLGLPQLEEQRWARHPLVYLMEAADDICYALIDLEDGLEMELLDYAEVESLLLGLVGDDLPETYRLLGPQDSRRRKLAILRGKAIEHLTNAAARAFVEQQDALLAGTLHGDLVEHMHGPAKRCVLNAKDIARRKIFQDKRKTLHEIGAYTTLEILLNAFCGAALEQHNGRTPSFKSRRILDLLGNNAPDPHGPLHASFLRMIDFIAGMTDSYASDMAQEMTGRSSQ, from the coding sequence TTGGATTGGCAAACCCTGCTCAACCGCGAACGTCTCGGCAAGCCGCTGCACAGTCCGCAGGAACTCGGCCGCAGCCCGTTCCACAAAGACCATGACCGCATCATTTTCTCTGGCGCCTTCCGCCGCCTCGGCCGCAAGACCCAAGTGCACCCTGTGTCGAGCAACGACCACATCCACACGCGTCTGACCCATTCGCTGGAAGTCAGTTGCGTCGGTCGTTCGCTGGGCATGCGCGTCGGTGAAACCCTGCGCCGCGATCTGCCCGAGTGGTGCGAGCCGAGCGATCTGGGCATGGTCGTTCAGTCCGCCTGCCTGGCCCACGACATCGGTAACCCGCCGTTTGGCCATTCCGGCGAAGACGCCATTCGTCACTGGTTCCAGCAGGCTGCCGGGCGCGGCTGGCTGGATGCGATGAGTGACGCCGAGCGCGGTGATTTCCTGAATTTCGAGGGCAATGCCCAAGGCTTCCGGGTCCTCACGCAACTGGAATATCACCAGTTCGACGGCGGCACCCGGTTGACCTATGCGACCCTCGGCACCTATCTGAAGTACCCGTGGACCGCGCGTCACGCCGACTCCCTCGGCTACAAGAAACACAAGTTCGGTTGTTATCAGAGCGAGTTGCCACTGCTGGAACAGATCGCCCACAAACTGGGCCTGCCGCAACTCGAAGAGCAGCGCTGGGCACGTCATCCGCTGGTGTATCTGATGGAGGCCGCAGATGACATCTGCTATGCGCTGATCGATCTGGAAGATGGCCTGGAGATGGAGCTGCTGGACTACGCCGAGGTCGAGTCGCTGCTGCTGGGCCTGGTCGGCGACGATCTGCCGGAAACCTATCGCCTGCTGGGCCCTCAGGATTCGCGCCGGCGCAAACTGGCGATCCTGCGGGGCAAGGCCATCGAGCACCTGACCAACGCCGCCGCCCGGGCCTTCGTCGAGCAACAGGACGCACTGCTGGCGGGTACGCTGCACGGGGACCTCGTGGAGCACATGCATGGCCCGGCCAAACGTTGCGTCTTGAACGCCAAGGACATCGCCCGCCGAAAGATCTTCCAGGACAAGCGCAAGACGCTGCACGAGATTGGTGCCTACACGACACTGGAAATTCTGCTCAACGCGTTCTGCGGCGCGGCCCTGGAACAGCACAACGGCCGTACGCCGTCGTTCAAGAGCCGCAGAATCCTCGACTTGCTGGGCAACAATGCACCGGATCCGCACGGCCCGTTGCACGCATCGTTCCTGCGCATGATCGACTTCATCGCGGGCATGACTGACAGTTACGCCAGCGACATGGCCCAGGAAATGACAGGCCGCTCCAGCCAATGA
- the moaB gene encoding molybdenum cofactor biosynthesis protein B codes for MKAKADVPFAPLNIAVLTVSDTRTLETDTSGQVFVDRLTAAGHNLAERVLLKDDLYKIRAQVAHWIAEDVVQVVLITGGTGFTGRDSTPEAVGCLLDKQVDGFGELFRQISVADIGTSTVQSRALAGLANGTLVCCLPGSTNAVRTGWDGILAEQLDSRHRPCNFVPHLKQAAPCESRG; via the coding sequence ATGAAAGCCAAGGCTGATGTACCTTTCGCACCGCTCAATATCGCGGTACTGACGGTCAGCGACACCCGCACTCTGGAAACCGATACCTCCGGCCAGGTCTTCGTCGACCGTTTGACCGCAGCCGGTCACAACCTGGCGGAGCGGGTATTGCTCAAAGATGACCTGTACAAAATCCGTGCGCAAGTCGCCCACTGGATTGCCGAAGACGTCGTGCAAGTGGTGCTGATCACCGGGGGCACTGGCTTCACCGGGCGCGACAGTACACCCGAAGCCGTTGGGTGCCTGCTGGACAAGCAAGTCGATGGTTTTGGTGAGCTGTTCCGCCAGATCTCGGTTGCCGACATCGGCACCTCCACTGTGCAGTCCCGTGCCCTGGCAGGGTTGGCCAACGGTACGCTGGTCTGCTGTCTGCCGGGTTCGACCAACGCGGTACGTACCGGTTGGGATGGCATCCTGGCTGAACAACTGGATTCGCGGCACCGTCCATGCAATTTCGTCCCTCATCTGAAACAGGCGGCTCCCTGTGAATCCCGCGGGTAA
- a CDS encoding EAL domain-containing protein — translation MIDGQPLACFQPFIDTATGRIAGVEALGRLRQAQGQLTSVGPLFADPRTPATALRRLDRQVRDNALSRLHEAPPDWFLSLNMSPRWISRLRADQALPSLKQLARHGVDPQRIVFEITELGGNSQRLSEVVARYRDAGARIAIDDFGAGYSQLDRVLALQPDILKLDMRLFQAAALGGPSSDVVKALAQMAEKTGCWIIAEGVETEAQLNFALECGSRYVQGFLFARAQEAFFATDAFVQRFAELRQAYVKQKLTERGKLMSMRQQLGELMTILQTWAQARAPLSALPQLDAFPWLLRFYQCDRQGTQLTPNLEWRQSGWVADNRYLGHNWSWRPYFYHLLAEGWEERRLTLSNTYRDATSNQYCLTAGQFFDNGERLLLIDIDAAGL, via the coding sequence GTGATCGACGGGCAACCGCTCGCCTGCTTTCAGCCTTTCATCGATACCGCCACCGGACGCATCGCAGGCGTCGAAGCGCTGGGCCGTCTGCGCCAGGCGCAAGGGCAACTGACATCGGTCGGGCCGTTGTTCGCCGATCCACGAACGCCAGCCACCGCGTTGCGCCGCCTCGACCGGCAGGTTCGCGACAATGCGCTGAGCCGATTGCACGAAGCGCCACCGGACTGGTTTCTCAGCCTGAACATGTCGCCGCGCTGGATCAGCCGTCTGCGCGCCGATCAGGCGCTGCCGAGCCTCAAACAACTCGCCCGGCATGGCGTCGACCCGCAGCGGATTGTCTTCGAGATCACCGAGCTCGGCGGTAACAGTCAGCGTCTGTCTGAAGTGGTCGCGCGCTATCGCGATGCCGGAGCACGAATCGCCATCGACGACTTCGGCGCTGGTTACTCACAACTTGATCGTGTGCTCGCATTGCAACCGGACATCCTCAAGCTCGACATGCGCCTGTTCCAGGCCGCTGCGCTCGGCGGGCCCAGCAGCGATGTGGTCAAGGCGCTGGCACAGATGGCCGAAAAAACCGGCTGCTGGATCATCGCTGAAGGCGTGGAGACCGAAGCGCAGCTGAATTTCGCGCTGGAGTGCGGCTCGCGTTACGTGCAGGGTTTTCTGTTCGCCCGGGCGCAGGAGGCTTTCTTTGCGACGGATGCGTTCGTCCAGCGCTTCGCTGAACTGCGCCAGGCCTATGTGAAGCAGAAGCTCACTGAGCGCGGCAAGTTGATGTCGATGCGCCAACAGCTCGGCGAGCTGATGACGATCCTGCAGACCTGGGCTCAGGCTCGCGCGCCGCTCAGCGCCTTGCCGCAACTCGATGCCTTTCCGTGGTTGCTGCGGTTTTATCAGTGCGACCGCCAGGGCACGCAACTGACCCCGAATCTGGAATGGCGCCAAAGCGGCTGGGTCGCCGACAACCGCTACCTGGGCCACAACTGGTCGTGGCGCCCCTACTTCTACCACCTGCTGGCCGAAGGCTGGGAAGAACGGCGGCTGACGCTTTCCAACACCTACCGCGATGCCACCAGCAACCAGTATTGCCTGACCGCCGGGCAATTCTTCGACAATGGCGAACGCCTGCTGTTGATCGACATTGACGCTGCCGGACTGTAG
- a CDS encoding transcriptional regulator, with the protein MVNVEQLKSSVNRMSVDVVREAVHELRLDGLVTEGKTPFNKLHFNTCFAEIEALFQRAGYHKQLDVVGYQGLLYALYDPGRWEAVDVLRWLKEFTEAAALKSIPT; encoded by the coding sequence GTGGTCAATGTCGAACAGTTGAAAAGCAGCGTGAACCGGATGTCGGTTGACGTGGTGCGCGAAGCCGTCCACGAATTGCGCCTGGACGGTCTGGTCACGGAAGGCAAGACGCCGTTCAACAAGCTGCATTTCAATACCTGTTTTGCCGAGATCGAGGCGTTGTTCCAGCGCGCCGGATATCACAAGCAACTGGATGTGGTGGGTTATCAGGGCTTGTTGTACGCCTTGTACGATCCGGGCCGCTGGGAGGCCGTCGATGTATTGCGCTGGCTGAAGGAATTCACTGAGGCGGCGGCCCTCAAATCGATTCCCACCTGA
- a CDS encoding phage holin family protein, translating to MSIGESGPTSGTTSSTRRLGAAVLGLLHSHVELFGIELQEQKARTVSLLLFAGLALVFALLLLVGLSTLVLIVFWDTYRLAAIIGLCVFYTLAAIFCALRLKAAIFDESSPFHGTLEELANDRERLLP from the coding sequence ATGTCGATCGGTGAATCCGGCCCGACTTCGGGCACCACTTCCTCCACGCGGCGCCTGGGCGCAGCCGTCCTTGGTCTGTTGCACAGTCATGTCGAACTGTTCGGCATCGAACTGCAGGAGCAGAAGGCACGCACCGTCAGCCTGTTGCTGTTTGCAGGCCTGGCGCTGGTGTTTGCATTGCTGTTGCTGGTTGGCCTGTCGACCCTCGTCCTGATCGTGTTCTGGGACACGTATCGTCTCGCCGCGATCATCGGCCTGTGCGTGTTCTACACCCTGGCGGCGATCTTCTGCGCGCTGCGTCTCAAGGCCGCGATCTTCGATGAATCCTCGCCCTTCCACGGCACCCTGGAAGAACTGGCCAACGACCGGGAGCGCCTGCTGCCATGA
- a CDS encoding glutaredoxin family protein: protein MLPECQLFGTLGCHLCEVAEAELMPFVEHGLLVELVDIADDESWFEAYSLRIPVLRRVDTGAELGWPFSADQVVAFLR from the coding sequence ATGCTTCCTGAATGCCAGTTGTTCGGCACCCTGGGGTGCCATCTGTGTGAAGTCGCTGAAGCCGAGCTGATGCCGTTTGTCGAGCATGGCCTGCTGGTGGAACTGGTGGACATTGCTGACGATGAGTCCTGGTTCGAGGCCTACAGCCTGCGGATTCCTGTGCTGCGCCGGGTCGATACCGGGGCGGAGCTGGGGTGGCCGTTCAGCGCCGATCAGGTTGTGGCATTCCTGCGTTAG
- a CDS encoding DUF883 family protein — translation MASTKAKTAQEILMNDFQTLVSDTERLLEHTATLAGDQADELREQIHESLLRARETLKLTEDTLRERGQAAVTATEDYVSANPWQSVGIAAGVGFLIGLLATRR, via the coding sequence ATGGCCAGCACCAAGGCAAAGACTGCTCAAGAAATCCTGATGAACGACTTCCAGACCCTGGTCAGCGACACCGAACGGTTGCTGGAACACACCGCCACGCTGGCCGGTGATCAGGCGGATGAGTTGCGCGAACAGATCCACGAAAGTCTGCTGCGCGCACGGGAAACCCTGAAACTGACCGAAGACACCCTGCGCGAGCGCGGTCAGGCAGCGGTCACCGCCACCGAAGATTATGTCTCGGCCAACCCGTGGCAATCGGTGGGAATCGCGGCGGGCGTGGGCTTTCTGATTGGCCTGCTGGCCACGCGGCGCTGA
- a CDS encoding ammonium transporter, which yields MENLQSAVDTLVHSSNTLFILIGAVMVLAMHAGFAFLEVGTVRQKNQVNALSKILSDFAVSTLAYFFIGYWISYGVTFLQPAAVLSADHGYGLVKFFFLLTFAAAIPAIISGGIAERARFVPQLCATALIVAFIYPFFEGMIWNGNFGLQAWLAARFGASFHDFAGSVVVHAMGGWLALAAVLLLGPRNGRYRDGRLVAFAPSSIPFLALGSWILIVGWFGFNVMSAQTLQGVSGLVAVNSLMAMVGGTVAALIVGRNDPGFLHNGPLAGLVAVCAGSDLMHPVGALVTGAIAGALFVWCFTAAQVKWRIDDVLGVWPLHGLCGVWGGIACGIFGSTALGGLGGVSLISQLIGTALGVLVALIGGFAVYGSIKALHGLRLSQEQEYYGADLSLHKIGAVSQD from the coding sequence ATGGAAAATCTGCAAAGCGCTGTGGATACGCTCGTTCATAGTTCCAACACGTTGTTCATTCTGATCGGTGCGGTCATGGTGTTGGCCATGCACGCCGGTTTCGCCTTTCTGGAGGTCGGAACGGTTCGCCAGAAGAATCAGGTCAACGCCTTGTCGAAGATCCTCAGCGACTTCGCGGTGTCGACGCTGGCCTATTTCTTTATAGGCTATTGGATTTCGTACGGGGTGACGTTCCTGCAACCGGCGGCGGTGCTCAGCGCCGATCATGGTTACGGGCTGGTGAAGTTTTTCTTCCTGCTGACCTTTGCGGCAGCGATTCCGGCGATCATTTCCGGGGGTATAGCCGAGCGGGCACGGTTCGTTCCGCAATTGTGCGCGACGGCGCTGATCGTGGCGTTCATCTATCCGTTTTTCGAGGGCATGATCTGGAACGGCAACTTCGGTCTGCAAGCCTGGCTGGCGGCGCGGTTCGGTGCATCCTTTCATGACTTCGCCGGCTCCGTGGTGGTTCACGCCATGGGCGGCTGGCTGGCGCTGGCGGCGGTGCTGTTGCTCGGCCCGCGTAATGGCCGCTATCGCGATGGCCGGCTGGTGGCGTTCGCACCGTCGAGCATTCCGTTTCTGGCGCTGGGCTCGTGGATCCTGATCGTCGGCTGGTTCGGCTTCAACGTGATGAGCGCGCAAACCTTGCAGGGTGTCAGTGGTCTGGTGGCGGTCAATTCGTTGATGGCGATGGTGGGCGGTACCGTGGCGGCGTTGATCGTCGGGCGCAATGACCCGGGCTTTCTGCACAACGGTCCGTTGGCCGGTCTGGTGGCGGTGTGTGCCGGCTCCGACCTGATGCATCCGGTGGGCGCGCTGGTGACCGGTGCGATTGCCGGTGCCCTGTTTGTCTGGTGCTTCACGGCGGCGCAGGTCAAATGGCGGATCGACGACGTGCTGGGTGTCTGGCCGCTGCACGGCTTGTGTGGCGTGTGGGGTGGCATTGCCTGCGGGATCTTCGGCTCGACCGCGTTGGGCGGGCTCGGTGGCGTCAGCCTGATCAGCCAGTTGATCGGCACGGCGTTGGGCGTGCTGGTAGCGCTGATCGGTGGCTTCGCCGTCTATGGTTCGATCAAGGCGCTGCATGGTCTGCGCCTGAGTCAGGAACAGGAGTATTACGGCGCTGATCTGTCGCTGCACAAGATTGGCGCGGTAAGTCAGGACTAA
- a CDS encoding pseudouridine synthase — MSSTSTFSAAQNQASTLYLPPGDWRTVFDCLCDHFSAIGRDQWLDRIARGRVLDGEGQPIALDLPYKEGLRIHYFREVPDEKPIPVVESILYADEHLVVADKPHFLPVTPAGEYVEQTLLRRLIRRLDNPHLVPLHRIDRHTAGLVIFSANPQTRSAYQSLFPTRQIEKRYEAIAAALPGLDFPLVHKSRMVDGEPFFRMQEGPGVSNTETAVEVREKNGDLWRYGLYPVTGKKHQLRVHMTSLGASICNDPFYPEVLKDVEDDYAKPLKLLAQGLRFIDPVTGQAREFESRITLDW, encoded by the coding sequence ATGTCCAGCACATCTACATTTTCCGCCGCACAGAATCAGGCCAGCACGCTTTATCTGCCTCCCGGCGACTGGCGGACAGTGTTCGATTGTCTGTGTGATCACTTCAGTGCCATCGGACGCGATCAATGGCTGGACCGGATTGCCCGAGGCCGGGTGCTGGATGGTGAAGGCCAGCCGATTGCGCTGGACTTGCCGTACAAGGAAGGCCTGCGCATCCATTACTTTCGCGAAGTGCCGGATGAAAAGCCGATTCCGGTGGTCGAGTCGATTCTCTACGCGGACGAACATCTGGTCGTCGCAGACAAACCCCACTTCCTGCCGGTGACGCCAGCGGGGGAGTACGTGGAGCAAACGCTGCTGCGCCGGTTGATTCGCCGACTGGACAATCCGCACCTGGTGCCGCTGCACCGGATTGACCGGCACACCGCCGGGTTGGTGATTTTTTCGGCCAATCCGCAGACACGCTCGGCGTATCAGTCATTGTTCCCGACACGGCAAATCGAAAAACGCTACGAAGCCATCGCTGCTGCATTGCCGGGGCTGGATTTTCCATTGGTGCACAAGAGCCGCATGGTCGATGGCGAGCCGTTTTTCCGTATGCAGGAAGGCCCAGGTGTCAGCAACACCGAAACGGCAGTGGAAGTGCGGGAAAAGAACGGTGACCTCTGGCGCTACGGCCTGTATCCGGTGACAGGCAAGAAACACCAGTTGCGGGTGCATATGACGTCGCTGGGCGCCAGCATCTGCAACGATCCGTTCTATCCCGAGGTGCTGAAGGACGTTGAGGATGATTACGCCAAACCGCTCAAGCTTCTGGCGCAGGGTTTGCGGTTCATCGATCCGGTCACGGGTCAGGCGCGTGAATTTGAAAGCCGGATCACGCTGGACTGGTGA
- the mobA gene encoding molybdenum cofactor guanylyltransferase MobA, which produces MTSNTRLPPCSVLLLAGGRGQRMGGQDKGLIEWHGEPLIAHLQRKVRPLTDDLIISCNRNRERYAPFADQLVSDDEEDFPGPLAGIRAGLRAARHTHLLVLPCDVPRIDLPLLQSMREAASLHPENPLMLRHDEHWEPLLCVIPVVLLPAFEEAWHEGERSPGRLMRSLGAQALICPDNDPRLANLNTPELLSSHNTVSD; this is translated from the coding sequence ATGACTTCCAATACCCGATTGCCGCCCTGTTCCGTCCTGTTGCTGGCCGGTGGACGAGGCCAGCGCATGGGCGGTCAGGACAAGGGGCTGATCGAATGGCACGGGGAACCACTGATCGCTCATTTGCAGCGCAAGGTTCGTCCGCTGACCGACGACCTGATCATTTCCTGCAACCGCAATCGCGAACGCTATGCACCCTTTGCCGATCAATTGGTCTCGGATGACGAGGAAGATTTTCCCGGACCATTGGCCGGTATTCGTGCAGGTTTGCGAGCCGCCCGCCATACGCATCTGCTGGTGTTGCCATGCGACGTACCGCGAATCGACCTTCCCTTGTTGCAGAGCATGCGCGAGGCCGCCAGCCTGCACCCTGAAAATCCTCTGATGCTGCGTCACGACGAGCACTGGGAACCGCTGCTTTGCGTGATTCCCGTGGTGCTTCTGCCCGCATTCGAAGAGGCCTGGCACGAGGGAGAGCGCAGCCCAGGCCGGCTCATGCGCAGCCTTGGCGCCCAGGCCCTGATTTGCCCGGACAACGACCCACGGCTGGCCAATCTCAATACCCCGGAACTGTTAAGCTCTCATAACACTGTGTCAGACTGA
- a CDS encoding cation:proton antiporter — protein sequence MFANLLIILASSLVMIALFRRLRLPPVLGYLCVGLMVGPKAFDWINESEHLPDLAELGVVFLLFSLGLEFSLSKMIALRQVVFRLGSQQVLISTALLGGVLMLLGMPLTPALLLGAGLSLSSTAIVTKELGSLGEIFSSHGQNAVGVLLFQDVVAVLLLTLVPVFAGSSDQAWYWALPLTLLKTVVLFIGLLLASRWLLPRLFQEVAASRSAELFVLLALVIVLLTAWLTHLLGLSPALGAFLAGMLLGESHYRHQIEADIRPFRDILLGLFFVSIGMLIDLQLFASHSLLILAMTLGLLVIKGSVVALLVKWRGNDNETAWRSGLALAQGGEFCFALMAQMQQNRLMPAELGALLLAATFCSMLLTPLMLRAAPRIAAALHRKPNQEAQIEHISALNAGLDQHVVICGYGRVGQSIGRFMRNAGQPYIALDNDPVRIQEAATVERDVHYGDSARGDLLTAVGLLRARLLVIAVDKSDVALRVLKEARRLNSKVPILVRTRDDSQWAELKAAGASEVVPELLESSLMLASHALILLGLPAHQVQEKVDRVRIDRYRLLHGFYPGAEDEET from the coding sequence GTGTTTGCCAACCTGTTGATCATTCTTGCCTCGTCCCTGGTGATGATTGCCCTGTTCCGCCGCCTGCGCCTGCCGCCAGTGCTGGGCTACCTGTGCGTCGGACTGATGGTCGGACCGAAGGCGTTCGACTGGATCAACGAGAGTGAACACCTGCCGGACCTTGCCGAGCTGGGTGTGGTGTTTCTGCTGTTTTCGCTGGGGCTGGAATTCTCCCTGTCGAAAATGATTGCCCTGCGCCAGGTGGTTTTCCGTCTGGGCAGCCAGCAGGTGCTGATCAGCACAGCGTTGCTGGGAGGTGTGCTGATGCTGCTGGGCATGCCCCTCACCCCGGCGCTGTTGCTCGGCGCGGGGCTTTCGCTTTCATCCACGGCGATCGTCACCAAGGAACTGGGCAGCCTCGGCGAAATCTTCAGCAGCCACGGCCAGAACGCCGTGGGTGTCCTGTTGTTTCAGGATGTGGTGGCCGTGTTGTTGCTGACGCTGGTACCCGTTTTCGCCGGTAGCAGCGATCAGGCCTGGTATTGGGCATTGCCGCTGACACTGCTCAAGACGGTTGTGCTGTTCATCGGCTTGCTGCTGGCCAGTCGCTGGCTGTTGCCACGTCTGTTTCAGGAGGTGGCGGCCTCGCGTTCGGCCGAGCTGTTCGTGCTGCTGGCGCTGGTGATCGTGTTGCTCACGGCGTGGCTGACTCACCTGCTCGGCCTGTCCCCTGCCCTCGGCGCCTTCCTGGCCGGCATGCTGCTGGGGGAAAGTCATTATCGGCATCAGATCGAAGCCGATATCCGGCCGTTCCGCGACATCCTGCTCGGCCTGTTCTTCGTCAGCATCGGCATGCTGATCGACCTGCAATTGTTTGCCAGCCACAGCCTGCTGATACTCGCCATGACCCTGGGTTTGCTGGTGATCAAGGGTTCAGTGGTGGCGCTGCTGGTGAAATGGCGCGGCAACGACAATGAAACCGCGTGGCGCAGCGGCCTGGCACTGGCTCAGGGCGGCGAGTTCTGTTTTGCCCTGATGGCGCAGATGCAGCAGAACCGGTTGATGCCGGCCGAGCTCGGCGCGCTGCTCCTCGCTGCTACATTCTGCTCGATGCTGCTGACGCCGCTGATGTTGCGTGCAGCACCGCGCATCGCTGCCGCCCTGCATCGCAAACCCAATCAGGAAGCACAGATCGAGCACATCAGCGCCCTCAATGCCGGCCTCGATCAGCATGTGGTGATCTGCGGTTACGGTCGTGTCGGTCAGTCGATCGGACGCTTCATGCGCAATGCCGGGCAACCTTACATCGCCCTGGATAACGATCCGGTCCGTATTCAGGAGGCCGCCACCGTCGAACGCGACGTGCATTACGGCGACTCTGCACGCGGCGACCTGCTGACCGCCGTCGGCTTGCTGCGCGCCAGGCTGCTGGTGATTGCCGTGGATAAAAGCGATGTGGCGTTGCGGGTGCTCAAGGAAGCCCGGCGACTCAACTCGAAGGTGCCGATTCTGGTGCGCACCCGCGATGACAGCCAGTGGGCCGAACTGAAAGCCGCCGGCGCCAGCGAAGTGGTGCCGGAGCTGTTGGAATCAAGCCTGATGCTCGCGTCCCATGCCTTGATTCTGCTCGGTCTGCCGGCACACCAGGTGCAAGAGAAAGTCGATCGGGTGCGCATCGACCGCTATCGCCTGCTGCATGGCTTCTACCCGGGTGCCGAAGATGAAGAGACTTAG